Genomic segment of Panicum virgatum strain AP13 chromosome 2K, P.virgatum_v5, whole genome shotgun sequence:
ACAAGAGTTTATTAGAATAAAGTGATCAAGCTGTAAAAACAGCACGAACAGGTGCCCTTCATCTACAACTGTGAATTCACATGCTCAACGCACATTTCAGTTGAGAGTGCAGAGGAGTTTACAACCATTCATAGTACAAACCTTGAAGAACCACCTCACCACCGAATAAACAAATGAAATCTGTCCTAGAAATACATTACTTGTAGTAACAACCTTAGAGGTACACCAGCAAACCAGATAGGAGCACACAGCAAAAAAACTGCAGGAGCAGTACCATCAATTATACAAACAGAAGAAATGTGGCACTAACTACTACTGCTAAGTGCTAACCATCCATCTAAACAACGGCAGACAAGCTTCTGTCACTAATCGTGAATTACCATCGGCCTCGCCAAAAAACTGCAATTTTACATGCATACATCCATGTCGATCAAAGCCATTGCCAAAACATATATATGAGAGGCCTCTAAGAGTCTAGGTGAATGACTGTGCTACAGAGGAAGTGGTGACCAGACCGGAAAGCAGACCGACAAGAGTGCCACTGTTGTAAGTGCTGGACTCTGTCTGTACAGCATTATCCCGAGAGTCGACGAAAGTGTCATTCTGGAATGGACCACCTACCAGGGCGCCCATTGCAACATTTGGGTTTGGATTGGGTGAATGGAGGTACTGAAATCCTTTGCAGCCTGTTTTTGCATCTGCGGGGATTGACGCTCCTCTGTGGTGTACTTGCTGTGGATAGTTGCTCCCATATCCAACAAGGTAGCTAAGCTTCATAGGGTTGTCTCCCAAGATGTAATTAGCCTGGATACAACAAGACAACATAAATTAGAAACTTACACTGTACCTTTCAATTTACCGTGTAGTTTGTAAAACATAGGAACCAACAAATGTCATATGCAACAACATGCCCATCTAGAATAGTAGAATCTTAGTATGTCTTAAGGTTTTGCATAGCACACCTGTGATGCAGCAAAATTGCGTATATCAGTAGGGCTGTAGTACTTTCCACTGCACTGCACTTCCGCTGTCCGTGTTGAGAGCATGTAGTCGCTGTAAACAAGAGCTAGAAATGCAGAATTCGTGGCATGCTGGAGAGAATTCCACCCGCTTATCCAGATCAACCCTCCTGCAAAAGATTACAGATATGATGAAACTGCACACATACTCTACAGATTCTGTTTTTGACAAAAACCATAGAATCCTCCAGTGTCTTTTTAAAGGGGAACTTTAAGATCACAGCAAGGCAAGTGTCCTCGTTGTTAGCCTGGTAATATCAAAGATCAGAGGCACTACAATGTACCTCCAGTTCTGCTAGCAGTGGCTTGCGGGGAATCTGGAATCAGACCACAAATGACAGCTTCTGCAGTATCTCTATACGATTTTAACCCCTCATTTTCAGCATTAGATATCTGTTTGGAGCCAAAGAAATTTAATCTAGACAGAAGGACCTGCACAGAATAGACAATCGGAACTTTAAGCTCTTGTACTTGAATTCAGAAGAGGATTATAAAGATATGAAAGGAAGATCAGATAAGCAACTCGGATCCTGAAATGTAAATTCACTCAGTATAGCCCACACAAACCTGTGTGCCTGGATTTTTGTCATCCCAACTGAACCATGTTGGCCTTCCCCACTCAGCATAAGTTTTTCCATTCTGCACAGTTACATAACTGAGATATGTCTGGTCTCCTGTGGAATGATAGAGCCAACTTGCTGCCCATAGAAGTTCATCAACATAACCAGTGGAATTATAGAAGTCTTGGAGCTTTGGATAGGTTTCACTTGAGAGGCCTCTATAAGTATCAGCAAAAGTAAATAGCTTCTGGGCATGTTGAAGAAGCACATCAGAATACGTAGTATCACTGGATTTGAAGACCATTGAAGCTGCTGCCATAGCAGCTGCTGCCTCAGCAGCAACATCTGATCCAGGAGACTTCTTGTTAATCTGTGTGAGTGGTCTTTTCTCAGTCATTGTTTCCGGCCTTTCCCAGCAATTGTGGTCCAGATCAGGATCACCAACCTAGTAACAATCCTCTAAAAATTAGTTAACATGGTTAAACAAAATGAAAATGGTGTCTGTTGCATTGCAATATTGCTGAACCCGACCTTACCCACCCAAATTATAGTTTCTCAGAATACTCCAACAAACAAATAGGATATATATACACCAGTGCATACATGACAATTTTATTGGGAATAGTATTATATATTATGACATTCACACCTTACATGTTAAATCCGAACACACATTGCAAATGCATGCACCCGTTGCACCCTCCCTCAAGGGTCTACAACTTACATGCTCCAGCTTCACCCAACTCCTGATATAGGACCATAGGACTGCCACCCCACGTACAAGTCATCGATTTTCCTTAGGCTATCAGACGAAATAGAAGGAAATGGGACAATGGACCTGCCCCTGTCCCAACCATAGCCAAGGATCACAACAAACGTGTCAGTTTAAGCATACAAAGCAGACAACGAAGTACCTACCAACTATTAGGTGTCCGGATCATGACATCTGACCTGGGTTCTTGCTTCCTAACCAAACAAACTTTTGCCTTAACTGAAACTGAATGCCATCAGGCCCCAATATACCCACCCATAAGGCCATAATTCAAGAAAATGGCATGCCCATACTATTGAAGAACCATCAGGATGCAGGACAGGATGGGATCAATTTTtaattaaatataaatatagcTCGTATTCGTAATGCATATGCTTAAAGGACATCCAAGTGATTTAAACAAATACTAAGCAACTCTAACCTGAATATATAACACATTGTCAGACGGATGTGCAGCGATAAGGAAATCTGTAATCCACTTGAGTGCATCGAGTGCTGGGTCCAGTTGCTTCGCCGCGCTCATCTGATCCCCATACTCCAGAACCGACCAGGCAAGCACAGTCGCAGTGAATGCCATTGGGAAGGTGAACTTTATATGATCCCCAGCATCATACATTCCCTTGGAAAGATCCAGCCCCGCTTCCTTCCCATCAGTAAGTGCCGAGTCCCCCCGCCACGGGATCTGGTTGTTCTCCAGCTTCCCCGCTGCacagaaacaaaagaaaggacCAGGTTCAGTTAAATCGGTAGCAAAGTGTTACAAAAAATATTGCTCATTCAACATTCGAGGGACGCAATTAGACATTGGAGCCCCCAAGGCACCAAATCTATAGCAAAATCAGCAAACACATAAATCAAAGCAGCCAATTTGGCAGCCGGAGGGTTGAAAATTCGAGTGAGATTTGGGAGGCCACACTGTCCACCAACTCCAAGACAGCTCAAGAAAGAAGCAAATCCTACGGCCGCGGCATTTGGTGAAGCAATTCCAATTCAAAGAGTCGAAACCATTATGAAAAGGTAACCGGAATTGGTCCACGACTAAGAAAGAGTAAAGACATCCCTACTGGGACTTCATTGGCAGAATTCCAGAAATGGAGTCTACGAAACACCAAAATCAGTCAATGGCCAGTCTTGCCACCTCCAAACGTGGAGAAGCCACATCTACACACGCAAAAGGAGCTTCCTCAGAGGCGGCAAGGCCTCCGGCGCCAGGCGCCAGAAAGGCGTCGCGGCCTTTGAAAGCGGAAGCCACCGAATCGCGAAAGCATTGCATTGGCTAAACTAAATGGCTAGTTAGCAGTCGAGCTAAGCTACTCACACTTCTGGACCTGGAAGAACTGGAGCGCGACCCCGAGCGCGTCGCCGTACTTGGAGTCGATGGCCCCCGGCGGCCCCGGCACGGGGAGCGGCTTCTTGTGGTGCCCCTTCCCCCCGGGCTTGCGCTTCATGATGGCGAAcatcgccgccgtggccaccaGCGCCGCAATCAGCGCCACGATCAGCCACCCGCAGCACCCGCGCGTGTACTTGGACCCCATCCCCCGCCGCCTCCTATCGCATTCGCCGGGCCGGCCGCCTCCACGAGTGCCGGGGGCAGGTCGagacctcccgccgccgccgccttgtctCGGCAGCCGGGCGTCGCGGCGGATGCGCTCGCGGCTCCGCTCGTCGGCTGGCCGGGTTGGTTGGTGGCCGCGGTGTGCAGACCCGGGGAGGAGGCCGGAGTAATAAGGAATTGTTGGGTGCACGGTcgcggaggagggagagggaagcATTGGGGTCACTGTCCGTGGGCCCGCGTGGGCATGATTGGCGCGGTGGGCCAGCACCGGCAGTGAGCGGAGCGGGTGTGGGGCGAGGTGGGTGTGGCGAGCGGTGAGGCGTCGGGCACCGACAGGAGAGCGGCCGCTGCGCTTCGGCCGGGGAGGAGGGATCCTCTGTGCTGCACTGCCTGGCTGGCTGCTGCGCTGCGAGTGACTGACCGCGGGCAGGGCACGGTCGCGTACTCGCGTTGGCCTTTCGGCGCGCGCGCAGCCGCGCACCGCGGCACCGTGCACCACCGCAGCCGGGGACCCGTGCGTTGCGTTGCACGGCGAGGAGCAGCAGGAGCGTCCTGGAGCTGGGGCAGCTGGCTGGCTGGCAGGCGCGCGCTGCCCTGTCCTGTTTCGCCGTAGCCTTTCACGCGCAGCAAACAACAGCGACCGGCTATCGCGAGCACAACCGCAACCGTACTGCGAGCTGCCGCGGCCGCATCAGTCGAGCGCGAAATGCTAATGGCCTGACCTGATCTGATCGTGCTGTCTGAACTTCATCAAGAAAAGTAGAAAGGCTAATGGCCTGCCACATGTTCGTAGGATCGTACCGTCATCCAGAAGATTTCGCATCGTCGCATGTTCCGAGTTCTCTTCTCTGGGACGCTAGAAATAGTATCATCGCCAGATGTGGCGGTGTGATTATCCTGACGGCACCGTCGGCGGCAACTAGACGATAAACGAGATCTCAGATCGTCATTCCACCGGAGATGATCCTCTGGCCCGTCGCACGGCAGGAGTCGCCGTCGCCAGTTCAGCTCCGCGCTAACCGTGGCGGATGGATTGGACCGCGGACGAGGGTTACAGGCTTACAGCCCATCGATCCCTGCGATCACACGCCACGACACAATTATGCTCCAGCAATCATGTGGGGCCGCGCCTTCCCCACGGGACTGCATGTGGCCTTGGATCAGAACGATCGATCCCAAGTAGGGTCCCAACCAACTCCCAAGGATAGGAATTTGAGGATGCGTCCCTAGGTGGAATATCTTTATGCGCAATTCGAATCCCTTCTAAAATGCTCGTTCAGCGTCATGGGGAAAAAACATTTCAGCAGTGCTCGGTTAACAGGGCAGCAAAGCAGACTAGCAGAGTGCTACTGTTTTTGCAGCTGACTTGCGTATGGCTAAGCATTTATTGCTTACTATATGCTTTCTTAGGTCCGGTTTAGTTTCCACCCATaaactccaaaaaaaaaatcatatcgaatatttcgacacatacatggaatactaaatgaagtctatttataaaaaaaatttgcatagatgggctgtaaatcacgagacgaatctaatgagcctacttaatccataatttgcaacagtgatgctacagtaaccatcagctaaatattaattaatcatggattaattagcatcattagattcgtctcgcgatttacaacccatatgtgcaaaaagttttgtaaatagacttcatttagtacttcaaattagtaagatttcatcgcaatttttttttgcaaaacatctaaacacagccttactacattggtcctgtttggttccctACGTGAGGGAGTACTAGgaaactttgaccgctaattacggtgctAAATAAAACCAGTTTAGAAAACAAACTCCAGaaccctgcgctaggaaccttgaagaatctaatgaagcTTTTGACcatgtgattagaggatggttattgtagtatcactgtagttaattatcaattaattattgtcattagattcgccgcgaaaagttatactcatttctaaaaagattttgcaaatagactttatttagcacttcatgcatgcgagatttttttctTGACTTGTGTACTCTAGGAAAACCAAAAAAGACCATTGTGGGTGCCCTCATAGCCATCGTGGCGACGGCAGATGCTGGCGACTGCAGATGTCTGAACACACTAGAGCTAGCTGACTCGCCCGTGGAGCTTTGCAAAACAAATCCAGCATTTTCGTGCTCTGAAACGCTTAAGGCCAAGAATTAGTAGTTCCGATCGACGCATTCAGTCAGCCCAAGAGCTAACGCTATTGGTCGGAGACTAGCTAGAGGAATCTTGAGGCAATGCGGGAGCAACTGCTATCTGCATGGACACTTGGCCAACAGCTCTTGTTTCCTGACGCTTCCCACTCGTAATGGATCTCaccgcaccgccgcctcctcacaGCTACTCGCTATGCTTTTCTCATCCGTCTCCTAGTATGCTCCTACCAAACTGGTAGTAGGTATATATATCACCTCTGTCTGTGTAGCCGCTGTGACGGTGGGTATTTGTATTTGGTGGGTTCGTGCACTTGCATTTAGTGCTTGTCAATATGAGTGTTTATCCGATCTCTTGCAGGGGATCGGAAGTCTCAACATTCATGAGCAGTTATCAAGCTTGCTATGCCGTGGTTCTTCAATAAAATTGGAAATGATGGCTGCAACACACGTTCTATGTGGTGGTATGGTCTCGTGTACATCTCCGGATCTCTCCCGTGCATTGTGTGATCCAATCATCTTATTATTCAGTCAGCTACAGGCTCAAAATGTAATGCAAAATAAGCATGTAAATAAGACATGAAAAATATTAAGCTATACAATCCCATCTTATTATTGGTGCTGACTGAACAAAAAAAAGTACACATTATGTACAACAAAGtctaagaaaaataataaaaatatatgtacaaaTGATATTACAAGTTGTGTTAGTAAAGCTAGAAACTAAGTAAATTCACCAAATAAGGTTATGAATACATTCTGGTGATCAACAAAATCTAGCATGTTAGAGATATTGATAAAGCTAAGTGTTCTAATTGTATGTACCAAGATTTTTCTCAAGCATAATCGATTTATTAACTTAGAAATACACTAGCACATGGATAAATTGATTTACATATCAAACAATGGTATGTGGATATGAAACATTTACTGAAGCTAAGAGCAAATTAGTCTACTATAAATTTTACAAGAGTTTTAAATTCACAGAAATATTACAACACAATAAAAATACACTTTTCGTGTTCTAatttttggcaaaggaaaatcaGAAATTTAACCGGATATAATATTTTTTCCTTTGTAGTTCTATTCTTAACAGAACTAACAAAactgagtttacatttttagcATTTTGGTATGGTTTTATATGCAAcaatgtcaattattatccttctaAAATAAATAATGACGTGAATTATGGCTGAATGCAtgtgtaaaaaaaataaagtgtGTGccaaaggaaagaaatatgtggGTACAAGGGGTGGGCAGATGAAGTGCTTGGTATAAAAAGTATTAGAATTTTGGtggaaatatttttcttctattaaTTTCGTGGGTCTACACTACACCCACTTTCGTCAAACCTTTGGCCTGACAAGTGAGACCTCCGTGAGGGTGTTGTCggcctaatcttggtgagaaagagtttcaattatttcaacttttatagtatagattaatCAATGTACAAGAAATTCAATAAACCGAGATAAATCCTAACCAAACATTTTCTACCGACCCTTCTACCCCGATACCCATCTTGTCACTGACAACCCGGGGCCTGCCATCAACAAGACCTGGTGGACCAGTCAAGGCCAACCATGGTCGGACCTTGACGGGTCGTtcttggcgacggcgaggccaACCGATAGCGGGGTTCGGAGTGGAGGTGTGGATGCCGGCGATTTGGTTTTGGTGGTCGGAGTAACTTGGATTTGGCTAGAGAAGCTCCGGCGGTCAGGCTATTTAGATACAAAGTAGTCATGTTTGACCAAAAAAATTTTAAATGTTTGTATATAACTGACTCAAATGGTCACTACCAAAGTTGCAGCCCCAACGTGCTCTAAAACTTCTATTAGAGCCATTAGGTCCAAATCTTCACGGTTTAAATTGAAAATATTGAAAAGATCAGGCCCAACACGGTCCAAATCTTCAGGGTCAGGCGAAAATATTGGATAGGTTAGTAGAAGGATTTGGAGAAACAAAATCGAAAAGTTGTGGCTACAAGCTGTTAGATAGTAGATAGACTTTAACCAAAATTCAAATATGGCTGAAACAGGGATTTGACCAAGATTTTGAACTATTaaatcaagtttaaacatgaCAAGATCATATGCATATTAAAGCACATACATTGGACTATCAATTGTTGTTGACAAAATTTCAAGTGTTTagcgaaaatatattttaatttgtTTCTCAAAGTAGATACTTTTGAAAATTCCAACACTTCAGTTTTCATGTGAGGGATGTCTAAACTAAAGATTTGTAAGATGCAAAATATCTCATTCTAGAGAATTTTTTATTGCCACGAAGCATGACAACTCTCCCCTCTCTTTCGTAAATAATTCAAAGTTGTACATGTGTTGCAAAAGGATTGTTTATCCGTCTCTCCTCCTGCCCACTACTGTACGTGCTGcctaagagttttttttttttgcagagatCGTACACTCTTAACgtgaatgcaactgacccaaaTGCGCTCGTACTCGGATGGTCGTGGTCCTAGCACAAGAAACAGAACCTACATTCGGTAAGAGGTCATATGAAGTCTTAATTCTCTGCCCCACTGCGTGCTGCGGATCTCGCGCTACCCATGTCGATGTTCTCTTTCGCCGTGCATGCCACACCCACATGTACACCATCCATTACTCCCTGGAGAACTCGACGGTTCCATTCTTCTCCCAACTCACACCCACCAGTTTACGGCAAAAAGGCATGACGGCGGATACTAACTTCTTGGGATGAGGTCCCCATGCAGCCCCGCCCCCTGCTGAGGATCAGGCGTGTCCACCGAGGATTGTGACAATGCATTAGTCTGCATCATCCTGTGCGGGCTCGGGCCTGGGACTCGGCACCAGCTGGTGGTCGTTTCTTCCCCCACCTCCAGTTCCCTCCATCTCTCAATGGGCAATGGCTAACTCTCGTCGCACTAGTTCCTGCTAGTCTGCCTGCTCTTGCTTGTGGCTGCCAATAGATGATGCAGATTGGTGTGTAAGCAGCTGCAGTACCGCAGTGAACTGAAATGGGGGTGCATGATACAGACAATATGGTTGGTCCGGTGTTAAATAGGAGTAGCCTGTGCGGGTGAATTAGTAGAGCTTGCACAGGAGATCCTCCGCATTTATTTACTTGATCTGGTCATCTCCTGCCGGCCCGGTGCAAATGAACCAGCATAGACCAGTTTGCAAGGAACTGAATGAATGCAACCACTGCTTAAGAAAAACAAGCGTATAACAGTGCAGCGTCAGACAAGATTAGCGCGTGCCTGATGTGGGCAGAATTTAGATGCCGTGTGAGTTTTGTGATAagacaaaaggaaaagaaatatcAGGTGCAGCTACCGTTCCGCGATAATAAAAGGTAGCATGAATTTCATTGACGCTTTGTTAAGCATAGTTCTAAACATCACAAAGTTGCGTGGAAACCGTGTAGTTACACACAGTTTAGGAACAAAAAACATGTCGGAGTTC
This window contains:
- the LOC120685412 gene encoding endoglucanase 24-like, translating into MLPSPSSATVHPTIPYYSGLLPGSAHRGHQPTRPADERSRERIRRDARLPRQGGGGGRSRPAPGTRGGGRPGECDRRRRGMGSKYTRGCCGWLIVALIAALVATAAMFAIMKRKPGGKGHHKKPLPVPGPPGAIDSKYGDALGVALQFFQVQKSGKLENNQIPWRGDSALTDGKEAGLDLSKGMYDAGDHIKFTFPMAFTATVLAWSVLEYGDQMSAAKQLDPALDALKWITDFLIAAHPSDNVLYIQVGDPDLDHNCWERPETMTEKRPLTQINKKSPGSDVAAEAAAAMAAASMVFKSSDTTYSDVLLQHAQKLFTFADTYRGLSSETYPKLQDFYNSTGYVDELLWAASWLYHSTGDQTYLSYVTVQNGKTYAEWGRPTWFSWDDKNPGTQVLLSRLNFFGSKQISNAENEGLKSYRDTAEAVICGLIPDSPQATASRTGGGLIWISGWNSLQHATNSAFLALVYSDYMLSTRTAEVQCSGKYYSPTDIRNFAASQANYILGDNPMKLSYLVGYGSNYPQQVHHRGASIPADAKTGCKGFQYLHSPNPNPNVAMGALVGGPFQNDTFVDSRDNAVQTESSTYNSGTLVGLLSGLVTTSSVAQSFT